The Neosynechococcus sphagnicola sy1 DNA segment GTTCCCTCGGAGGCAGCGAATGCCTTACCCAACGAGTCGGCGATCGTAGCAGCTCAAGGGATGGAATATGTCCAGATTCCGGTGCGGTGGGAGAAGCCAACCCGCGACGATTTCTCCCAGTTTGCTACTGTCATCCAAGGGAGACGCCACCAGCCTGTGTTCGTTCACTGTGCTGCTAACATGAGGGTTTCAGCCTTTATGTACCTCTATCGTCGGTTGTATGCAGGCGTTAGTGAGGCCCAGGCAGCGTCCGACTTACACCAAATCTGGATACCGAATCCTACCTGGCAGGATTTCATAGACCAAGTGATCGCTGATCAACGTGAAATTGCTGGGGAGCAGGTTGTTTTACGGCACCAAGATCAACTATGAAGTCAATTAACCTGCAAGCTTACCTACAAGCCAGTGCTGTTATTGATTGGCATCATCCAGGGATTTTGGCACTGGCTCAGAAACTTGCCGCTGGGCAGCAGTCCCCTTCGGCGATCGCCAAGGCTTGTTTTGAGTGGGTTCGAGATCAGATTCATCACAGCTCTGACTATCAGATGAATCCTGTTACCTGTCGAGCTTCAGATGTACTCCAGTATCAAACAGGTTACTGCTTCGCCAAAAGTCACTTGTTGGCTGCATTGCTGCGGGCAAATGGAGTTCCCACCGGGTTTTGCTATCAACGATTGAGTCTGGATGACCAGGGTGCACCCTACACGTTGCATGGTTTCAATGGGGTTTACTTACCCGATATTGGGTGGTATCGGGTGGATGCCAGAGGTAATCGAGAGGGTGTGAATACTCAGTTCATACCCCCCCGAAGAAAGTTTAGCCTACAAAATTCAGTTACCTGAAGAGGCTGACTTCCCAGGCATTCTCCCAGCGCCGCTGCCCGTGGTTGTCGAGGCGTTACAAGCTCACCGCACCTGGAAAGAGCTGCAGCAGAAGCTTCCAGATATCTCGTGGGAGTCAGCACAGCACTGGGGTTTGACTGGAGGCGAGGATACCACGCAGCCCTAGAGGGGATTACGCCGCGTGTATCAGGTGGCCTCCACAATCTGCTTTTAACCGTCTGAGAAGGTTCTAACCTACCTGTCACGCACTATATACAGATCTGTGCCAAAAACAAAGCGTGAGCATTAAGGAAATCATCCTTGAATAACTCACACTCCGATGGGTAGTTTATTGATGAATTGCGACAGTTTGGAAAAACTTTTAGAGGATCCCAGTATTAGTGCCTGCTTTACCGGTGGCGAGTTCAACTTTAACAATCTTGCCGCCCATTTTCATGATGCGCTGCTGCTCACTGAACCAGTTTCCGAAGGGAACTAGCTTCGTGAAGTAAGTGTTTTGTAGTTCACGCTGAGTCCGAATCCGGGTTAGGCTGGGGACGCAGGCAGTTACCTTGAACATGCGCATGGGGTGTTGTCTCCTGAATGAGTTTGAGAATGAGGACGTTAGGGTTCACACGATCCACAGGCCATACTGGCAAGGGTCATGCAAAATTAAGAATCACAGGATTTCTGATAGGGGTATCTCAATTACACAACAAGAAGGTTTGGGATGTCAGAAGTACAATTAGACCGCCAAAACCAATCTTGATAACAGACAAGTCTTTAACGAGCTAGTACTGGCTTCTAACGCCCCAAACCTCACTTAGACTCAGTCATTAAGCTGAGAACCGAGTAAGCAGCACTTAGCTTAAGCCAGAGGAGATGTAGTCGAAGTAAACACCCATTTCTTTACCAGCGTCAGCACCCACCAAACGAGCGGTGACTTCCTTCATGGCTTGGATCGCTTGAACGGTTGTAGAAATAGGTACACCCAGGGAGTTGTAGGTTTCCTTCAACCCGTTGAGTACACGCTCATCAAGGATGGAAGGATCCCCAGCCAGCATGGCGTAGGTGGCATAGCGCAGGTAGTAATCCAAGTCGCGGATGCAAGCCGCATAGCGACGGGTGGTGTACATGTTGCCACCCGGACGGGTTACATCTGTGTACAGCATGGACTTAGCAACCCCTTCTTTGACGATCGCAGCAGCGTTTGCACTGATAGCATTGGCTGCACGAACGCGGAGTTCACCAGTTTGGAAATAAGCCTTGAGTTTAGCTAAAGCACTAGAGTCCAAGTACTTGCCTTGAACATCAGAAGCATTGATTACAGAAGTAATTGCGTCTTGCATAGTTTTGCATTCCTAAGAATCGAGTAATCGTTGGGATACCTACTTAGTAAAGTTGCTCCAGTCTAGGACAGAGCACCAGCTAAGTAATCAAAGTAAGAGCCAGCTTCAGCGGCATCTTCACCTGAAAGCAATGAAGATGAAACGCTCTTCATGGCACGGATGCCTTCTACAAATGCAGAAAGGGGAACATCTAAAGAGGCATACATCTCTTTAGCACCAACAACACCGATTTCTTCGATGGGGGTGACATCACCAGCAACGATCCCGTAGGTTACAAGACGGAGGTAGTAATCCATGTCACGGAGGCAGGATGCAGTCATCTCTTGGCCATAAGCACTGCCACCAGGGGAAACAATGTCAGGGCGTCTTTGGAATAGTTGATCGCCAGCTTGCTTGACGATGCGTTCGCGAGACTCAGACAGAGTTTGAGCAATCCGAAGACGACGCTCGCCAGAGCCTACGAAGCTCTTGATCCGATCTAGTTCACCAGGGCTGAGGTAACGGGCTTCAGCATCCGCGTTAACGATCGACTTTGTAACAATACTCATTCTATTGGACTCCTCCAAAAGAGATTAATGTAGCGGTGGTTATGCAACACCAGCCACCATTTGGAGATAATTTTCCGGCATTGCGTTACCCGATATTGGTTTTTCGCAATAGTTTGTAATATTAGCCCTCATCTTCTGATTCGATGCTGGCTTGCTGAGGGTGTACGCAGCTAAGACTCAGCTAAGGTCGCTCTTGAGTCCCAGGCATGCCTGACTTAGCGCCCCTGTTTGAATTTTAATCGGTAATAGTTCAGGCGTAGCCGCTCCTCTGGAGCTAGACTGCTCTGTGAACATCACGCCCCTCTTGCCCCTGGCTGATAAACCTGATTCGGGATGTGATCGGCATTGATCTCGATTACCAGGTCAACAATGCTGGGATCTTTCACTAAGGGGGGGATGAAGAGTGCCGGATGGAGGGATTTCCAGAAATAGTTCACAAACTGCTCAACTTCTGAGTCAGTCATACCTGGTTGACCCGTGGCCATCCTTCGATGTTCAGCCTGCAGTCGCCATTTCTGACTCAGTTGGTAGTTCGGTACGTCGAGCACTACAAGGCTATGGAGACGGCTCCACAGGGGCAGGTACGCCAACAGTTGGTGGTTCATGTCACGGGCAAAGTCTTGGTCGGCGGAGGAGAGGATCGGCGGGGGGCCGAGGTGAAAGTTTCTGATGGGATGGGACGAACGCCTACAAACCAGCCCTCAAACAACACAATATCCACAGGGGTGATGATTTCAGGTGAGGTTCGGTCTCCTTGACCCTGCCAGGCTGATTTGTCAAACCGAGGAACCTGAATCAGTTGCCCCGCTAAGGGTTGACGGAGTTGGTCTAAAACCTGAATTCCTAAATCAATATCATGGGTGCCGGGGGGACCGCGCCAGATTAGACGGGGG contains these protein-coding regions:
- the apcB gene encoding allophycocyanin subunit beta: MQDAITSVINASDVQGKYLDSSALAKLKAYFQTGELRVRAANAISANAAAIVKEGVAKSMLYTDVTRPGGNMYTTRRYAACIRDLDYYLRYATYAMLAGDPSILDERVLNGLKETYNSLGVPISTTVQAIQAMKEVTARLVGADAGKEMGVYFDYISSGLS
- a CDS encoding allophycocyanin → MSIVTKSIVNADAEARYLSPGELDRIKSFVGSGERRLRIAQTLSESRERIVKQAGDQLFQRRPDIVSPGGSAYGQEMTASCLRDMDYYLRLVTYGIVAGDVTPIEEIGVVGAKEMYASLDVPLSAFVEGIRAMKSVSSSLLSGEDAAEAGSYFDYLAGALS
- a CDS encoding protein tyrosine phosphatase family protein; amino-acid sequence: MIAQLSEIRNFWQLSDQIATAGQPTPEQFPAIRSAGYQTVVNLVPSEAANALPNESAIVAAQGMEYVQIPVRWEKPTRDDFSQFATVIQGRRHQPVFVHCAANMRVSAFMYLYRRLYAGVSEAQAASDLHQIWIPNPTWQDFIDQVIADQREIAGEQVVLRHQDQL
- a CDS encoding phycobilisome linker polypeptide is translated as MRMFKVTACVPSLTRIRTQRELQNTYFTKLVPFGNWFSEQQRIMKMGGKIVKVELATGKAGTNTGIL
- a CDS encoding transglutaminase-like domain-containing protein; translation: MKSINLQAYLQASAVIDWHHPGILALAQKLAAGQQSPSAIAKACFEWVRDQIHHSSDYQMNPVTCRASDVLQYQTGYCFAKSHLLAALLRANGVPTGFCYQRLSLDDQGAPYTLHGFNGVYLPDIGWYRVDARGNREGVNTQFIPPRRKFSLQNSVT